From the genome of Methanothrix soehngenii GP6:
CCTGGTAGGAATGAGCCTTATCCCGCTCCGCCCGCAATCGGTCCAGCTGGCCGCCTACCTCCTCCAGAATGACGTCAACCCGTTCGACGCGCTCTCGCACCACATCCAGCTCTTCCAGCGCCTTCTTCTTCTTCTCATCGAACTCTGCGACGCCAGCGATCTCGTCTATGATCTTCCTCCGCTCAACAGCCGTCATCTCAATGATGCGGGTCACATCCCCCTGCATGACGATATTGTAGCTTTCTGGGGTTATGCCCGCCTTGGCCAGCAGGTCCAAAAGCTCTGCCTGGCCACAGGACTTGCCATTAAAGGAATAAGAAGAGGCATATTTGTCGCGGTTTATCTTGATCTTTCTTGAGACCTCGATCGTATCCTGATCCAGTGGAAAATGGCGGCTGGTGTTGTCCAGCCTGACTATTACCTGGGCAAAATCCGGATTCTTCCCGTTATCCCCCCGGTAGATGAGATCGGGCAGCCTTTCCGCCCTCATGGCCCGCGAACTGGAAAGGCAGAGGGCGAAGAGGAGAGCATCGACTATATTGGATTTACCGCTTCCATTCGGCCCCGTCACCGTTACAAAATCGTTCTTCAGAGGAACCCTGATGCTCTTGCCGAATGACTTGAAGTTCTTGAGCTCAACCTCTTTGATGTACAAAGGTTACCTCCGCCCAAATTCTGCAATGCTGGCCCTTTCGATACTCCTCAACATTAGAATCACGTCCCTCGGCTTTAATCCCGCTCTTTTTTCTTAAGGCAGTTGAGGCTTTCGCTTATGATTTCTGCTCTAACTTAATCATGTATTCGAGGATGTATATATCACTTTCCCATATTTAAGCATTTTATCCAGTACGATTATTAAATTATCAAAATCAATATATTTATTTAAGCATAGACAATTTCATCCATCCCAATAATTCTAGTTTTCCCCTCTCATTCCTCTAAAGCCTGTTTTCAGGGTTACCCCAAGGCTTATTTACCATCTGGCAGATCGAAATGGGAATGGACGTACTCGCAGATGTAGGTGGAAGGCCAGGCCTGGACTGCAGGGGATTTTGCAGCTACTGCTACTTTAAAGGGGTAAAAAAGGTGCCACCATTCGGCTGCAAGAACTGCATGCCCTTCAAGAAGGGCTGTGACTACTGCGCCCGCGCCATCATGGAGGGCTATCCAGGCTTCAAGCCCATGAACGACGTCTTGTTCGAGGTGGCTCAGAGGTGCATGGGCAGCATGCCGGACAAGGTCACCATCAGCGGGGGTGGCGACCTGAGCTGCTACCCAGACCTTCTACCACTGGCGAGGATGGTGGGCCAGGGAATAGTGCCCATTAGCCTTGGCTACACCAGCGGAAAGGGATTCCGGGATAAGGACGATGCGGCAAAGCTTATCGATGCCGGAGTGAACGAGGTCTCTTTCACCGTCTTCTCCACCAACCCCGAGCTTCGACGCAAGTATATGGGAGACAAGCATCCTGAGGTCGCCCTGGAAAATTTGAAGACATTCTGCCACAGCTGCGAGGTCTACTGCGCCGCAGTCATAATTCCGGGCGTAAACGACGGTCATGAATTGGAGAAGACCTGCAATGACCTGGAGGAGATGGGAGCACGAGGCCTGATCTTGATGAGGTTTGCCAATCGCCGTGATCAGGGCCTGATCCTGGGAAATGGACCAATTATGCCAGGGATAATCCCTCATACCATCGAGGAGTTCAGAGACCTGGTCACCCATACTGCAGAGATGCACAGCTTCCGGGTAACTGGAACGCCTCTATGGGATCCGGTCACCGGCGCGCCCTTCGCTCTGTCCAGGCATCCAGATATCATATCCCGCCTGCCCCCTCTGAGGAGAGGGGCGAGCATCATCACCAGCCGGGTGGCTGCTCCTTTGCTCACGGGCATCTTCAGTCAGATGGAGGGAGGAGAGAAAGTAAGCATCCTGCCGGTGGAAAAGGACATCGGCTGCCTGATTACCATTGAGGACTTCTCAGGCCTTGATCTTGACCAGGTCATGGGCACGGTCATCATTCCCGGTCGAACCATGGCCCATGAGAAAGAGATCAAGAGCGTCCTGTCAAAAGACGGCAGGGAAAGGATGATAATTCGGGGCCCAGATACTCTCACCGTGGACGGCGAGATGAGCATCTCCATGAACGCCCAGGAAGTCCTAGAGCTGGAGGTCGAGGCATTCGGAGAGCTGATCGAGGCCATCAATGCCATGGGCATTTGAACAAAGCGAGGGGGCAAAAATAGATGAAGAAGATGAGAAAACAGAAGAGGCCTTTTCATGTCATGATCATACCCACCCTAGGCTGTCCCTCCAAGTGCAGCTACTGCTGGAGCTCCGAGGTCGGATCCCCGAGAATGACCATCGAGACAGTAGGGGAGATCGTAGAATGGTTGCGCGATTTTAGGGATGATCCGGTTACATTCACGTTTCACGGTGGAGAGCCGCTGCTTGCCGGTGCGGATTACTACAGAGCTGCCCTTCCCATGCTCAAAAGAGAGCTTGAGCATCTCAGCCCCAACTTCGCCCTGCAGACGAACCTGTGGCTCTTGACCCCAGAGCTGGCGGAGGTCCTGGCAGAGCATGAGATTCCCATTGGCTCGAGCCTTGACGGCCCTCAGGAACTCAATGACCTGCAAAGGTCTAGTGGATACTATGAGAAGACCATGGCCGGATATGAGCTGGCCAAAAAACA
Proteins encoded in this window:
- the mmp10 gene encoding methyl coenzyme M reductase-arginine methyltransferase Mmp10 (Mmp10 (methanogenesis marker protein 10) is a cobalamin-requiring radical SAM methyltransferase that creates the methylarginine modification to methyl coenzyme M reductase.) — translated: MDVLADVGGRPGLDCRGFCSYCYFKGVKKVPPFGCKNCMPFKKGCDYCARAIMEGYPGFKPMNDVLFEVAQRCMGSMPDKVTISGGGDLSCYPDLLPLARMVGQGIVPISLGYTSGKGFRDKDDAAKLIDAGVNEVSFTVFSTNPELRRKYMGDKHPEVALENLKTFCHSCEVYCAAVIIPGVNDGHELEKTCNDLEEMGARGLILMRFANRRDQGLILGNGPIMPGIIPHTIEEFRDLVTHTAEMHSFRVTGTPLWDPVTGAPFALSRHPDIISRLPPLRRGASIITSRVAAPLLTGIFSQMEGGEKVSILPVEKDIGCLITIEDFSGLDLDQVMGTVIIPGRTMAHEKEIKSVLSKDGRERMIIRGPDTLTVDGEMSISMNAQEVLELEVEAFGELIEAINAMGI